The Argonema galeatum A003/A1 genome includes a window with the following:
- a CDS encoding isoprenyl transferase: protein MTQAQTLLQELPADLVRERLPRHVAVIMDGNGRWAKRQGLPRIMGHRRGVDALKDLLRCCRDWGVEALTAYAFSTENWGRPLEEVDFLMTLFERVLRQELREMMEENVQIRFVGNLNALPRSLQAEIARSMDETKQNQGIKFTVATNYGGRQEILQAARAIASQVQQGLLQPEQIDEALFERHLYTNGLCDPDLLIRTSGEMRISNFLLWQMAYAEIYITETLWPDFDRAEFHQALCDYQKRDRRFGKV from the coding sequence ATGACTCAAGCGCAAACTCTGTTACAAGAACTGCCTGCTGATTTAGTGCGAGAACGACTGCCCAGGCACGTGGCAGTGATTATGGATGGAAATGGTCGGTGGGCTAAGCGACAAGGGCTACCCCGGATTATGGGCCATCGCCGGGGAGTTGATGCGCTTAAGGATCTTCTGCGCTGTTGTAGGGATTGGGGTGTGGAAGCGCTCACCGCCTACGCTTTTTCTACGGAGAACTGGGGACGCCCTTTGGAGGAAGTCGATTTTTTGATGACTTTGTTTGAAAGGGTGTTGCGGCAGGAACTGCGGGAGATGATGGAGGAGAATGTTCAAATCCGGTTTGTGGGCAATTTGAATGCTTTGCCGCGATCGCTTCAAGCTGAAATTGCGCGATCGATGGATGAGACTAAGCAAAACCAGGGGATAAAGTTTACTGTAGCGACGAACTACGGGGGACGCCAAGAAATTTTGCAGGCAGCTCGTGCGATCGCATCTCAGGTGCAGCAAGGTCTTTTGCAACCGGAACAAATTGATGAAGCTTTATTTGAACGTCACCTTTATACGAATGGCTTATGCGACCCGGATTTATTGATCCGCACGAGTGGGGAAATGCGAATTAGCAATTTTCTGCTCTGGCAAATGGCTTATGCAGAAATTTATATTACTGAAACTCTGTGGCCTGATTTTGACCGAGCGGAGTTTCATCAGGCTTTGTGCGATTATCAGAAACGCGATCGTCGTTTTGGAAAAGTCTAA
- the cdaA gene encoding diadenylate cyclase CdaA, producing the protein MGNPLERLLTNVSWTQLLDVGLVLALTYMVLVIIGERRTLWVVRGFIVLMLATAVSNTLKLALLNFVLEKLVVGSAVAMAVIFQSEFRRFLEQLGRGEFMQLFHADRRTTAQPDSVIDEIVDAVKELSQNRIGALIVMETSSPIDERDFSVAGVKLDAEVSKELLQTIFQTTTLLHDGAVLIGGSRIMAAGVILPLSERTASRQLGTRHRAAMGITERVENCLCIVVSEETGSISLAEKGTLNRPLTSSKLKELLEARFSPSSDERVVAPNLRSLGRKIGSRAQLVSRLLRLPSWACREKK; encoded by the coding sequence ATGGGAAATCCGCTGGAGCGGCTGTTGACAAACGTAAGCTGGACTCAATTGCTTGATGTCGGTTTGGTTCTAGCTCTCACTTATATGGTGCTTGTCATCATTGGTGAGCGACGCACCCTTTGGGTAGTGAGGGGATTTATTGTCTTAATGCTGGCAACGGCTGTGAGTAACACCCTGAAGCTGGCTCTGTTGAATTTTGTCCTCGAAAAGCTGGTGGTGGGCTCTGCTGTGGCTATGGCGGTGATTTTCCAGTCGGAATTTCGCCGATTTCTGGAACAGTTGGGTCGGGGTGAATTTATGCAGCTGTTTCACGCCGACCGTCGAACTACGGCTCAGCCAGACAGCGTAATCGATGAGATTGTGGATGCGGTTAAAGAACTTTCGCAAAATCGCATCGGTGCTTTAATTGTGATGGAAACTAGCAGTCCGATCGATGAGCGGGATTTTTCGGTAGCGGGTGTAAAACTGGATGCGGAAGTTTCTAAGGAACTATTGCAGACTATTTTCCAGACGACTACTCTATTGCACGATGGGGCGGTTTTGATTGGTGGTTCTCGTATTATGGCGGCTGGGGTGATTCTGCCTCTTTCCGAACGCACGGCTTCGCGGCAGCTGGGTACTCGTCACCGAGCCGCAATGGGAATTACCGAGCGAGTCGAAAATTGTTTGTGTATTGTTGTATCTGAGGAAACGGGCTCTATTTCCCTAGCCGAAAAGGGAACTCTAAATAGACCATTGACCAGCAGTAAACTGAAGGAACTGTTAGAGGCACGATTCTCGCCATCAAGCGATGAGAGGGTTGTGGCTCCGAATCTGCGGAGTTTAGGCCGCAAGATTGGTTCTAGGGCTCAGCTGGTCTCGCGTTTACTCCGTCTGCCATCATGGGCTTGTCGAGAAAAAAAATGA
- a CDS encoding DUF3143 domain-containing protein produces the protein MAIPPADTPLYNHALPQIEQWLKNQGCEQDRNELHCWRVDRSTWKAELWLDIDQITVRYVQAGENGKDIQRSFKYSLTRQDIEEAVFAGP, from the coding sequence ATGGCGATACCTCCTGCTGATACCCCTTTGTATAACCACGCCCTCCCACAAATTGAGCAGTGGCTCAAAAACCAGGGATGCGAACAAGACCGCAACGAACTCCATTGCTGGCGAGTCGATCGATCGACCTGGAAAGCCGAACTGTGGTTAGATATAGATCAAATAACAGTACGTTATGTACAAGCCGGTGAAAACGGTAAAGACATTCAACGCTCCTTCAAATACTCCCTAACTCGCCAGGATATCGAAGAAGCAGTTTTTGCTGGCCCCTAA
- a CDS encoding J domain-containing protein encodes MTSNRATQNNQNRQFSTRIPLSSSYYALLGLHPSASAVEIRRSYRELSKRYHPDTTELPQAIATAKFQQLNEAYATLSNPERRLIYDNRIGYSGIPVNGSPPNLDRPVSNKGYESSRAYLDPTDRPLSAGEVFALFILLLTFLGCILIAIAIGLTRPETVFQPL; translated from the coding sequence GTGACTAGCAACAGGGCAACTCAGAACAATCAAAATCGCCAGTTTTCAACTAGAATACCCCTAAGTTCTAGTTATTACGCCCTGCTAGGGCTGCATCCTTCTGCATCCGCAGTGGAAATCCGCAGATCTTATCGGGAATTGAGCAAGCGCTACCATCCCGACACCACAGAACTGCCACAAGCGATCGCCACAGCCAAATTCCAACAACTCAACGAAGCCTACGCCACCCTCAGCAACCCAGAGCGACGCCTAATCTACGATAATAGAATCGGCTACTCTGGCATCCCCGTCAATGGGTCACCCCCAAACCTCGATCGTCCCGTTTCCAACAAAGGGTACGAATCTTCCAGAGCTTACCTCGATCCTACAGACAGACCCCTCTCAGCCGGGGAAGTATTCGCACTGTTTATTCTGCTACTTACCTTTTTGGGATGTATCCTAATAGCGATCGCGATCGGACTAACCCGTCCAGAAACAGTCTTCCAACCCTTATAG
- a CDS encoding trifunctional serine/threonine-protein kinase/ATP-binding protein/sensor histidine kinase, which produces MNNSEQNSNPHTTVQILDYQILETIYSGSRTLVYRAIRTNDQLPVVIKLLKNDYPTFSELVQFRNQYTIAKNLCQPGIIKTYSLRPYRNGYALVMEDFGGISLQEWALKGENTMSLREFLQIAIALCDALDILYRERIIHKDIKPSNILINPETKQVKLIDFSIASLLPRETQTLINPNVLEGTLAYISPEQTGRMNRGIDYRTDFYSLGVTFYELLTGALPFPAKDPMELVHCHIAKASPLVHEINSEISSTISKIVNKLMAKNAEDRYQTALGIKIDLENCLTQILEIGQIKYFEIARQDVSDRFIIPDQLYGRETEVSTLLQAFERASLGKTEMMLVAGFSGIGKTAVVNEVHKPIVRQRGYFIKGKFDQFQRNIPFSAFVQAFRDLMEQLLAESDAQIQQWKNKILSAVGENGQVIIGVIPELERILGQQPPAPELSGTAAQNRFNLLFQNFTQVFTSAEHPLVMFLDDLQWADSASLKLMQLLMADTSHLFLIGAYRDNEVNPAHPLMLTLSEIQKNQATINTITLAPLTQIKVNQLVADTLKCPASLAGNLSQLIYRKTKGNPFFATQFLKALHQENLIQFDFDSRCWQCDLAQVNQQVLTDDVVTFMALQLQKLPRSTQNVLKLAACIGNQFDLAILAIVSEQSEIETAAELWKALQEGLILPISDVYKFYQENNNNKLALENGNTTKQLARYKFLHDRVQQAAYSLIPDRQKQATHLKIGQLLRENLSEIEQEEKLFDIVEHLNKGIKLITEPREQEILAQLNLKAGGKARNSTAYAAARTYFQTGSELLQTNCWQSQYELTLNLHIAAAEASYLNSDFDGMEQIATIVLRSAQTILDKIKIYEIQIAAKVLQSNVLEAIAIGRKALEQLGVELPTEPDRANTSSILQSLTTQLEGRQIEDLSDLPLMTDPNAQAAMELMAMLFSPIIQGMPGLLPLLSSMMVNLSLRSGNTVASITGYGIHGMVLCAFLEDPSAGYAFGKLALSLLEKFNIQKIKSAVMSLFGCFIQHYRERLDATIPTLKAAYHAGIETGDFLHAGFALGGHSNGRFFSGEDLNSFIQDMADYSVALAQVKQESARVYVNLGKQAAENLIELVSQPHCLIGNAYNETLMLTKHQQDNDLTALAQAYIYKLLLAYYFGNYTDARNYIAQANLCLMAVSGSIFVPIFHFYAALTHLALFPTQPEREQAELLAVAATHQKILHQWAHHAPMNHLHKWYLVEAERYRVLGEKFAASECYDRAINLAKEHQFINEAALVNELTAKFYLQWNKQRIAQEYAIEAYYAYARWGAKAKVADLERHYPQLLAPILQQTRSPVSISETIFTLGTVTSTISATSSSSSLSDTLDLAAILKASHTISGEIELEKLLSSLLSIVIENAGADKCVLMLLRDNRLLIKGSITLGTEPVVLQRLPIEESHDIPLRLIYKVLHNRQTVVLLDASADLTLANDSYIMRQQPKSILCSPILYQGKLMGILYLENNLATGAFTHERVELLNLLCTQAAISLENARLYEQSQTYAQQLEESLNSLSVSNSRFHNLVDNVPGVVYQYRMSTDGVMSLSYISADCYSLLEITPEQAMSNSEFLNNIVHPDDIAMFQQSSVDAIQALSPWQWSGRIVTPSGIIKWIHGESRIQRFAEGSIVWDGLFFDISDRKRAELALQQKTQDLAQALTELQNAQLQIVQSEKMSALGNLVAGVAHEMNNPLGFISASLQQAKPTFNDIVEHLKLYQESLTNPTDEILAHAEEIDLDYSLEDLPKVIDAMSIACDRLRNISTSLRVFSRADRDYKVPFNIHEGIDSTILILKHRLKANHQRPAIEVITEYGNLPQIECFPGQLNQVFMNIMANAIDALDESNINRSFAEIKANPKRITIQTSLVNKQVKISIADNGQGMNEEVKQKIFDHLFTTKAVGKGTGLGLAIARHIVVEKHGGTIEVNSVLREGTEFTIFLPLKG; this is translated from the coding sequence ATGAATAACTCCGAGCAAAACAGCAACCCTCACACAACCGTTCAAATTCTCGACTATCAAATTCTCGAAACAATTTATTCAGGAAGTCGCACCTTAGTATATCGAGCTATCCGTACCAATGACCAATTACCTGTGGTCATCAAACTGCTAAAAAACGACTATCCCACCTTCAGCGAACTGGTGCAGTTTCGCAATCAGTATACCATTGCTAAAAACCTTTGTCAACCTGGAATCATCAAAACGTATAGTCTAAGACCCTATCGAAATGGCTATGCGTTAGTGATGGAAGACTTTGGGGGAATTTCTCTTCAGGAATGGGCACTGAAAGGGGAAAACACAATGTCTTTGAGGGAATTTTTACAGATAGCGATCGCTCTGTGCGATGCCTTAGATATATTATATCGCGAGCGCATCATTCACAAAGACATCAAACCCAGCAACATTCTGATTAATCCCGAAACCAAACAAGTCAAATTAATTGACTTTAGTATTGCTTCTTTATTGCCAAGAGAAACCCAAACACTCATCAATCCCAATGTCTTAGAAGGAACACTAGCTTATATTTCTCCCGAACAAACCGGGAGAATGAATCGCGGGATTGACTATCGAACCGACTTTTATTCTTTAGGTGTGACTTTCTACGAATTACTCACAGGAGCATTACCCTTTCCAGCGAAAGATCCGATGGAGCTAGTACACTGCCATATCGCGAAAGCATCGCCATTAGTACATGAAATTAATTCAGAAATTTCCTCGACAATATCAAAAATTGTCAATAAATTGATGGCAAAAAATGCCGAAGACAGATATCAGACTGCATTAGGGATAAAAATTGATTTAGAAAACTGTTTAACACAAATCCTAGAAATAGGCCAGATTAAATACTTTGAAATAGCGCGACAGGATGTGAGCGATCGCTTCATCATCCCCGACCAACTTTATGGACGAGAAACTGAAGTATCAACCCTACTTCAAGCCTTTGAAAGAGCCAGTTTAGGGAAAACAGAAATGATGCTGGTTGCTGGCTTTTCCGGCATCGGAAAAACAGCAGTTGTTAACGAAGTTCATAAACCCATTGTCCGGCAAAGGGGTTATTTTATCAAAGGCAAATTCGATCAATTTCAAAGGAATATTCCCTTTAGTGCTTTTGTGCAAGCATTTCGGGATTTAATGGAGCAATTACTCGCCGAAAGTGATGCCCAAATCCAGCAATGGAAAAACAAAATATTATCAGCAGTTGGCGAAAATGGACAGGTAATTATTGGAGTCATTCCCGAATTAGAGAGAATTCTCGGTCAACAACCACCCGCACCAGAATTATCAGGAACGGCAGCCCAAAATCGCTTTAATTTATTGTTTCAAAATTTTACCCAAGTCTTTACCAGTGCAGAACATCCCTTAGTGATGTTTTTAGATGATTTGCAATGGGCAGATTCAGCATCGCTGAAATTAATGCAGCTATTAATGGCTGATACAAGTCATCTTTTCTTGATTGGTGCGTACCGCGATAACGAAGTCAACCCAGCTCATCCCTTAATGTTGACTTTGAGTGAGATTCAAAAAAACCAAGCAACAATTAATACGATTACTTTAGCACCACTGACTCAAATAAAAGTAAATCAGTTAGTTGCTGATACGCTGAAATGTCCGGCAAGCTTGGCAGGTAATCTTTCGCAATTAATATATCGAAAAACCAAAGGAAATCCGTTTTTCGCAACTCAATTTCTCAAAGCATTACATCAAGAAAATCTCATTCAATTCGATTTTGATTCGCGCTGCTGGCAATGCGACCTTGCCCAAGTGAACCAACAGGTGCTTACAGATGATGTTGTAACCTTTATGGCATTGCAATTACAAAAATTGCCGCGATCGACTCAAAATGTATTAAAATTAGCTGCTTGTATTGGTAATCAGTTCGATTTAGCTATTTTAGCAATTGTTTCGGAACAGTCAGAGATAGAAACTGCTGCTGAGTTGTGGAAAGCCTTACAAGAAGGATTAATTTTACCGATTAGTGATGTTTATAAATTTTATCAAGAAAATAACAACAATAAATTAGCGCTAGAAAATGGAAATACCACTAAACAATTAGCACGATATAAATTTTTACATGACCGAGTACAACAAGCGGCTTATTCTTTGATTCCCGATCGTCAAAAACAAGCAACTCATCTCAAAATTGGACAATTACTTCGGGAAAATTTATCAGAAATAGAACAAGAGGAAAAACTGTTTGATATTGTCGAGCATTTGAACAAAGGAATTAAGTTAATTACTGAACCGAGGGAACAAGAAATATTAGCTCAACTAAACTTAAAAGCTGGAGGTAAGGCTAGAAATTCTACAGCATACGCGGCAGCAAGAACATATTTCCAAACAGGGAGCGAGCTACTACAAACAAACTGTTGGCAAAGTCAGTATGAATTGACTTTGAACCTCCATATTGCGGCGGCTGAAGCCAGTTATTTGAATAGTGACTTTGATGGCATGGAACAGATAGCAACAATAGTGTTGCGCTCGGCTCAAACGATTTTAGATAAAATAAAAATTTATGAAATTCAAATTGCAGCGAAAGTTTTACAAAGTAATGTGCTGGAGGCGATCGCTATTGGCAGAAAAGCTTTAGAGCAATTGGGGGTTGAACTGCCTACAGAACCCGATCGAGCCAATACTAGCAGCATACTACAAAGCCTTACCACCCAACTCGAAGGTAGACAAATTGAAGACTTGAGCGATCTGCCATTAATGACCGATCCTAACGCTCAGGCCGCAATGGAATTGATGGCAATGTTATTTTCACCAATTATCCAAGGAATGCCCGGTTTATTGCCATTGCTAAGTTCGATGATGGTGAATTTATCTCTTCGATCGGGCAATACCGTGGCATCAATAACTGGGTATGGTATTCACGGTATGGTATTGTGTGCTTTCTTGGAAGATCCTTCAGCAGGCTATGCTTTTGGTAAATTGGCTCTAAGTTTACTGGAAAAATTTAATATACAAAAGATTAAATCCGCTGTGATGTCTCTATTTGGTTGCTTTATTCAACATTACCGAGAGCGGTTGGATGCCACGATCCCGACTCTGAAAGCAGCCTACCATGCTGGGATAGAAACTGGAGATTTTTTACACGCTGGTTTTGCTCTCGGTGGTCACAGTAATGGCAGGTTTTTTAGTGGTGAAGACCTGAATAGTTTTATTCAAGACATGGCTGATTATAGTGTGGCATTGGCTCAGGTGAAACAAGAATCTGCTCGAGTATATGTGAATCTAGGAAAACAAGCAGCAGAAAACTTGATTGAATTAGTCAGTCAACCACATTGCTTGATCGGCAATGCCTATAATGAAACGTTGATGCTAACTAAGCACCAGCAGGATAACGATTTAACAGCACTCGCGCAAGCCTATATCTACAAACTGCTGCTTGCTTACTATTTTGGTAATTATACAGATGCACGCAACTATATCGCCCAAGCCAACCTGTGTTTAATGGCAGTATCGGGATCGATTTTTGTTCCCATTTTCCATTTTTATGCCGCTCTAACTCATCTAGCACTCTTCCCCACCCAGCCAGAACGGGAGCAAGCCGAACTGCTAGCTGTCGCTGCCACCCATCAAAAGATTCTGCATCAATGGGCGCACCATGCCCCGATGAATCATTTGCATAAATGGTATCTAGTGGAGGCTGAACGTTATCGAGTTTTGGGTGAAAAATTTGCAGCCAGCGAGTGTTATGACCGAGCCATAAATCTTGCTAAAGAACATCAATTCATCAACGAAGCAGCTCTCGTTAATGAACTGACAGCAAAGTTTTACTTGCAGTGGAATAAACAGCGTATTGCCCAAGAATACGCGATCGAAGCCTACTACGCTTATGCTCGCTGGGGTGCAAAGGCCAAAGTTGCCGACTTGGAAAGACACTATCCTCAACTGCTTGCTCCCATATTACAGCAAACCCGTTCTCCTGTTTCCATTAGCGAAACCATCTTCACCTTGGGGACTGTCACCTCCACTATATCCGCCACTTCTAGCAGTAGCAGTCTCTCAGATACCCTGGATTTAGCTGCAATTCTCAAAGCTTCCCATACTATCTCAGGTGAAATCGAACTCGAAAAACTGCTTTCATCGTTGCTTTCCATTGTCATCGAAAATGCGGGGGCTGATAAATGCGTATTAATGCTGTTGCGAGACAATCGCCTGCTAATTAAAGGCTCGATTACTCTGGGGACAGAACCAGTTGTATTGCAGCGCCTTCCCATTGAAGAGAGTCACGACATTCCCCTGAGACTAATTTACAAAGTCTTGCACAACAGGCAGACTGTTGTCCTGCTAGATGCAAGTGCCGATCTAACCTTAGCCAATGACTCTTATATCATGCGCCAGCAGCCGAAGAGTATTTTGTGCAGCCCGATTTTGTATCAAGGTAAGTTGATGGGAATTCTATATCTAGAAAATAATTTAGCAACAGGGGCGTTTACCCATGAGCGCGTTGAACTCCTGAATTTACTCTGTACTCAAGCGGCAATTTCTTTGGAAAATGCCCGACTTTACGAACAGTCACAAACCTACGCCCAACAGCTAGAGGAATCACTCAATTCATTGAGTGTGAGTAACTCTCGCTTCCATAACTTGGTAGACAATGTGCCTGGGGTTGTTTATCAATACCGCATGAGTACCGATGGAGTTATGTCGTTGAGCTACATTAGCGCCGATTGTTACAGCTTACTGGAAATTACCCCAGAACAAGCCATGTCCAATTCGGAGTTTCTCAACAATATAGTACATCCAGACGATATAGCAATGTTTCAGCAGTCTAGCGTCGATGCCATTCAAGCCCTATCTCCCTGGCAATGGTCAGGACGAATTGTTACGCCCTCTGGAATTATTAAGTGGATTCATGGAGAATCTCGAATTCAAAGATTTGCTGAGGGGTCTATAGTTTGGGATGGATTATTTTTTGATATTAGCGATCGCAAACGAGCAGAACTTGCCTTGCAGCAAAAAACGCAAGATTTAGCACAAGCCCTAACTGAGTTACAAAACGCTCAATTACAAATAGTCCAAAGTGAAAAAATGTCAGCACTGGGTAATCTTGTAGCTGGGGTAGCTCACGAAATGAATAATCCTTTGGGTTTTATTTCTGCTAGCCTACAGCAAGCTAAACCCACCTTTAATGACATTGTTGAACACTTAAAACTCTATCAAGAAAGTCTGACCAATCCAACTGATGAAATTCTCGCTCATGCCGAAGAAATTGACTTGGATTATAGCTTAGAAGACTTGCCGAAGGTCATTGATGCAATGTCTATCGCGTGCGATAGGTTAAGAAATATCAGCACTTCACTTCGAGTATTTTCCCGTGCCGATCGAGACTACAAAGTGCCGTTTAATATTCACGAAGGCATTGATAGCACGATTTTGATTCTCAAACATCGCCTAAAAGCTAATCATCAACGTCCGGCTATTGAAGTTATAACGGAGTATGGAAATTTACCACAAATTGAGTGTTTTCCCGGACAATTAAATCAGGTATTTATGAACATTATGGCGAATGCTATCGATGCCTTAGATGAGTCAAATATCAATCGCAGCTTTGCCGAAATTAAGGCGAATCCCAAGCGCATTACCATTCAAACCTCCTTGGTAAATAAGCAGGTGAAGATTAGTATTGCTGATAATGGTCAAGGGATGAATGAAGAGGTTAAACAAAAGATATTTGACCATTTATTTACGACGAAAGCAGTTGGGAAAGGCACGGGGTTGGGATTGGCGATCGCACGGCACATTGTAGTTGAGAAACACGGCGGTACAATAGAGGTAAATTCTGTATTGAGAGAAGGGACAGAGTTTACAATTTTCTTGCCGCTAAAAGGATAA